GGGCGAAAGTCTCGCCGATCTGGCCTGGCGGGTGCTCAGCGACATCGAGGCGGCGGAGGAAGTCTAGAGATCGTCGTGTCGCTGCGATGATGTGCCGACTGCCACGCCCCTTCTTGCGCTCTGCACTGTGCCGAGGCCGCTGACGCATGGGCGTAGGGAAGCGAGTGAGCCTGCCTAGATCGACGACTGGCCCACGCTCGCGACGATCACCGAGGGAGCGGCGGTCGGACACTCGGCCGCCGCCATCAACAGGCTGCGGCGGCGCGGCCTTGGACCCGGTTCGTACTGGCTCGTCCTCCTCTTCGCCCCTGCCCGGTTCTTTACCACGACCGTCATGGCGGGTTCTCGGACCACGACCCGGCTCTGAACTGGTCAGATTCTGTGGTCACGGACGCGATCACGGCGCGGCCATGAAGACGATCTCCGAGAAAGACCCCGAGGAAAGTTCTCCCGCGCGTCGATCCCGCCCCACCCGTTCGACGCCCAGCTGAGAGCCGGGTTTGCCTCCCCGCACGGTGGGGGCAGCCTGCCACTGACGACTCGAGGGCGATGAGGGAGAACTGACGATGCGATTCATGATTCTGATCAAGGCGAACGCCGAGACCGAGGCAGGCGTCCTGCCGAGCGAGGAGATGCTCGCGGCGATGGGGCGTTACAACGAGGAGCTGGCCAAGGCGGGCGTGATGCTCGCGGGCGAGGGCCTCCAGCCGAGCGCCAAGGGTGCGCGGGTGCGCTTCGCCGACGGCGGGACCACCGTGATCGACGGGCCCTTCACCGAGGCCGAGGAGTTGGTCGCCGGATTCTGGCTGATCCAGGTGAAGTCGAAGGACGAGGCGATCGAGTGGGTCAAGCGCATTCCCGCCACCCCGGACAGCATGCAGGAGGTCGAGATCCGGCAGGTGTTCGAGGCTGAGGACTTCGGTGCGGAGTTCACGCCCGAGCTGCGCGACGCCGAGGAGCGGTTGCGTGCCGAGGTGGCGTCGCAGCAGAGCTGACCTCGCCGCCCCGCCCACGGCAGCTGCGCCGGGCCGGCGTGCTCGGCGAGCTGCCTGCGCCGACCGGTCCTGAGCCGCCAGATGCGCGACGGCCTGCGCCTGCCGACGGGCCGCGGCCCGGAGTGGTCGGCAAGCGGTCGGCAACCAGCCCCCGGCACCGGCCGGGCGATGATCGACGCGGCCGAGCGCAACCGGGGCCTGCCCAGGCCGGGGCGCCTCGCCTGCCGCAGGCAGCGCTCACCGGAACAGCCTGCCGACTGGAACAGATCGGCAGTCTCCCGCCCGCGCGTCGGGGACATGTGCTTCAGTCGGCGCCATGACGGCTTCTGACACCCGGCGCGCGATCGACGCGGTCTGGCGTATCGAGTCGGCGCGGCTCATCGCGGGTCTCGCCCGGTTCCTGCATGATGTGGGGCTCGCCGAGGAGTTCGCGCAGGACGCGTTGGTCGCCGCGTTGGAACAGTGGCCTGCGGAAGGAATTCCCCGCAATCCGGGCGCTTGGCTGATGACCACGGCGAAGCGGCGTGCCATCGACCATCTGCGTCGCAGGGAGCGCAACGCCCGCAACCTCGAGGAGCTGGGCCGCGATCTCGACTCCGGGGGCGGTGCGATCGCGCCGGACGCCGCCGCAGGCCTGGACGGCGAGGACATCCAGGACGACATCCTGCGACTGCTGTTCGTCGCGTGTCACCCGGTGCTGTCCGCCGACGCCAGGGTGGCGCTCACCCTTCGGCTGCTCGGCGGTCTGACCACCGAGGAGATCGCGCGGGCCTTCCTCGTACCGGAATCGACGATCGCCCAGCGGATCGTGCGGGCGAAGCGGACCCTCACCACGGCGGGCGTCCCGTTCGCCATCCCGGCCGAGGCGGACCGCGCCGAGCGGTTGTCCTCGGTGCTCGGGGTGATCTACCTGGTGTTCAACGAGGGCTATTCCGCCACGTCCGGGGAGCACTGGACGCGGCCTGCGCTGTGTGAGGACGCACTACGCCTCGGCCGGATGCTCGCAGGCCTCGCGCCCAGGGACGCCGAGGTGCACGGCCTGATCGCCCTGATGGAGATCCAGGCCTCGCGGCTGCGGGCGCGCATCTCCCGCTCGGGAGAGCCCGTCCTGCTGCTCGACCAGAATCGGGCGCACTGGGATCAGCTCCTCATCCGGCGCGGCCTGGCGGCGCTGGATGAGGCCGAGGCGCTGGCTCAGCCGCGCGGGCCCTACACCATGCAGGCCGCCATCGCCGCCTGTCACGCCAGAGCCAGGACGTCGGAGGAGACCGACTGGGTGCGCATCGCGGCGCTCTATCAGGGGCTCGCCCTGCTCACGCCCTCTCCGGTGGTGGAGCTGAACCGCGCGGTGGCGTTGTCGATGGCCTTCGGCCCGGCGGTCGGGCTGGAACTCGCCGACACGCTGGTGGGGGAGAAGGCGCTGGCCGGTTATCACCTGCTGCCGAGTGTGCGCGGCGATCTGCTGTATCGGCTGGGCCGGTTCGCCGAGGCCCGTACGGAGTTCGAGCGGGCCGCCGCACTCACCGGCAACGCACAGGAACGTCGTCTGTTGCTGGATCGCGCGGCCGAGTGCGGGCCCGCCGGGGACGGCGAGCGCGATGCCGAGGAGGGCGGTGACGTCCGCAGTCGCTTCGCACCGGCCACGATCGACGCGAGCTAGGCCGGGCCGGGAGGCGCTCGACGACATCGTCGTTCCTCGAGCAGCGACCACCCCACCCGAGGCTCTCGGCGGCGACCGCGTGGCGTCCTTGGGCTCCGACGCCAGGACCGGATCTCCCGGCGCGTTGCTCGAGCCACGCCGTCGCTGATCAGCCCCGGTCGACGTCTGCGGCGGCCGCACCACGCCACTGGCCGACGGGCCACCCTGCTGCACACCCCGTCGCCGCCGAAACAGCCCCGGCGGCACTCTGCCCGGCGGGCGTAGACCAGACCCGCTCGTCGTTCCGCCGCTCCCAGGGTTTCAGGCTCTCGCGGCACCGCGTCCCGGCTGCCCCAAGGCGTGCCGCTGCTCCGAGACTCCGATCGCCTCGGCCCTGCCCGCCCCAGACGACCGGCTAATGCGTGGCACCGCCGGGAAGGCGCGTGTCGACCCGCACGGCCAGGCTCGTTCGGACGATCGTGAGCAGCGCCGCCGCGATGACCGGCACCGGCATGCTGGGCTGTGTGCCGTCGGTGACCTGCTCCGGGGCGAACGGGACGTGGACGAAGCCGCCTCGGGCGCCGGGGCCGTCGTCACCAACGCCTCGGGCGCCTGCCAGCTCGTGCATGAGTCGGTAGAACACGTGATTGCAGGTGAAGGTTCCCGCCGTCTGCGACACCGAGGCGGGCACGCCCGTCCTGCGCAGCTCCGCCACGCAGGACTTGACCGGCAGGGTGCTGAAGTACGCGGCCGGACCGTCCACCACGACGGGGACGTCCACCGGCTGATCGCCTGCGTTGTCGGGAATCCGGGCGTCGTCGATGTTGATCGCGATCCGCTCCAGGGCGATTCCCGGCCTGCCGCCCGCCTGCCCGACCGCGACGACGAGGTCCGGTCTGCTGCGGTCCAGCGCCGCCGCCAGCGCGGGTCCGCAGCGGGCGAACTCCACGGGAAGCTCCGCCACGTGCAGCTCGGCGGTGCCGTCCCAGTCCCGTCGTGCCTGCGACACCGCCCGCCACGACGGGTTCACCGACGCCCCGTCGAAGGGCTCGAAGCCGGTCAGCAGGACGGTGGTCATGGGCGCGCTCCTCGGCGGGACGGCGGGGACGGCACCGATGGTGCGGCATCGACTCGGCATGGCGGGCGGCGGGGCCACCAGCGGGATCTGGTTCGCGCCTGCCGTTCCGGGGCACGTACCCGGCGGTTCAGCCCTCCCGGAGCAGCTCGGTGATGTCCTGGTGCAGCCGCTCGGCGGGCGCGAGTCCCCATCGCGCCGCCGCCTCGTCCGCCAGCTCCCGGCTCCACCGCCAGCTCTCCCGGACCGCCGCCCGTACCGAGGCCGGGTCCAGCGTCGAGGTCGTCGCGGCATAGCGGGCGACGTCCTCGGCGGGCAGGTCCGCCTCCAGCGCCCGGCTCGGCGTGAGCCAGTGCTCGGTAGAGCCGCGCAGCAGCCTGCACAGCTTGAGCTGGTGGGGCGCGACCATCGAGGCCAGCCCGGCGTGCGCGCGGGCCGTCTCGCCCCTGGCGAGCACCTGCGTCACCATCAGCGTCCAGTTCGTCAGCTCGTCGACGAGCTGACGCGCCGTGGCGGCCTCGTCCGGCGCGGGGACGTCGGCCAGCTCTTTCGCGACCGGACCGAGCAGCCCACGGCGATCCAGCAGGACGGCGCGGTCCGGTTTCGGCAGCCGCACCAGGCCCCGCCAGCCAGCGAGCTGTTCGGCGCTGCCGCTTGCAGGCTCGACATGGAACTCGCCCCGCATCAGGTCGTCGAAGACCACGGCGAGGATGCCGAACATGTTGGTGTAGGCGAGCAGGAGCGGGGCCAGGCGGGAGACGAACTCCGCGCCGTCGAACTCGTCGAGATGCTCGTCCAGGACGAAGACGTAGGCCTCGATGTCGGAGTGGGCGTCGGCCTCGCCGAGCGTCCACGACCCGTACAGCACGACACCGTCCAGTCGGGGATCGGCGTGGGCGACCTCCCGCAGCCGGTGCACTCGGGCGTCGAGCAGGGGGGAGGGAGAGGACATGAAAGGTGCCTCCTGCGGGCTGGTTCTGACTGGCGGAGCAGAGAGTGTGCCGCGCCCGCTCAGGTCGGGAGACGGCGATCCGACCATCCTGGTGGTGCCGGTGTCAGGCGCTCGAACCGGCCCGCGCGGGCGCAGCCGAAGGCGACTGCCGCCGCCGGACCCGCCGGACCGGCCCTCGGCAACGCGTCTGCCGGTCCCGGAGGTGAGGCAGGCGGCTCGGCGGCAGCAGGCCGAATCGACGTCCCCGATTCCACCGCCCGACGGCATCGGTTGGCACGGACGCACCAATCACGGCCGCCGGCCTTGACCGGGTCGTGACCTGCCTGCCACCGTCTCAATCGGTCACTGGGGACCCGACGAGGAACTTCGAGGTGCGGCGTGATGCGCGGTGTTCGAGCAGCAACGGCGTTACCGGTGGCCGTCGCCGCCGTCCTGACCCTGGTCGTGACGACGGGGATCGCCCATTCGGGCCAGCCCGCCTCGCCTGTGGCCGCCGACGCGGGTTCACCTGCTCCGCCGTCGAACTCGCAGGCGGAGCCGGTACGGCCGGGAGCGGTGATCGCCCCGTCCGCCGCCCGCGCCGAGCAGGAGGCGGCCGTGGCCGAGGTCTACGCGGCGTGGAAGGCGGCCTTCGTTCGGGACGACTGTCGGGACGACTGGTACCAGGTGTACTCGCCGGACGCGTACGAGCCCTACGTCGCCGAGGGCCAGGGTTACGGCCTGGTGATCACCGCCCAGATGGCCGACGTCGACCCGGACGCCCAGGAGATCTTCGACGGCATCCTGCGTTACGTGCTCGACCACCCGTCCGCGCTGGACCCCGATCTGATGGCGGGCGCGCAGGATCTGTCCTGCAACACCACGGGCGGACAGGACTCCGCCACCGACGGGGACATGGACATCGCCTACGGGCTGCTGCTCGCCGACGCGGCCTGGGGCAGTGCAGGCGCGGTCGACTACCACGCGCTGGCCGTGACGCGGATCAACGCCATCAAGCGCAGCGAGGTGCATCCCGAGACGAACCTGATGGAGCTGGGGGACTGGGCTCACCCGGAGTGGACTCCGCAGCTCTACTGGGGAAGTCGCACGTCAGACTGGATGTTAGATCATTTTCGGGTGTTCGGAGCGGCCACCGGTGACGCGGACTGGGACACGATCCGCCTCGCCCATCAGGACCTGATCGAGACGCTGCAGGACGACTACGCGCCCGACACCGGGCTGCTGCCCGACTTCGTCCAGGACACCGGTACCAACCCCAGGCCCGCCCAGGGACAGTTCCTGGAGAGCGAGACCGACGGCTACTTCAGCTGGAATGCCTGCCGCACGCCGTGGCGGATCGGCGTGGACGCGCTGAACTCCGGCGACCCGCGCTCGGTGGCCGCCGCCCAGCGGCTCGACGACTGGATCCAGGAGTCCACCGGGGGCGATCCCGACCAGATCGGCACCGGTTACCGGCTCGACGGCACCCGGTACGGCACCGGCTCCGATGCCGCGTTCTTCGCGCCCTTCGCGGTCGCCGCCCTGAGCGACCCGGACAGCCAGGAATGGCTGGACGCCCTGTGGGCGAAGATCCTGGCCACCGACGTCGACCCGCAGCGGTATTACGCCGCGAGCATCCAGCTCCAGGTGATGCTGATCGTCAGCGGCACCGGCCTGACACTGTGACGGCCCGCCCGGGGCGGGTGCCTGCGATCGGGTACCCGGCTGCCGGGCGGCCCGGCGGAGCACGGCGCTGCGGGCGGCTCGCCGCGACGAGCCTGCGGTGCACGGCTCCGCCCGCGAGCGAGGCTGCGGGCACACCGCCCGGCCGGGCCGGGGCGCTCATGCTCGGGGAACGACGTCGTTCGTGCGACTCGGCGGTGGCGTGTCGGCACAGCCCGATGAAGCGAGCCTCGTGGCGAGACCGCAGCACGCCCGCCCTCCACGGCGTGCGGACCTCCCCGGCAGCCTCATGTCACGATCGCCGATCCCTCCCGTCCGCCGCCTCCTGAGCCGTGGCGATCTCGGCGCCGTGTTCGTCCGCCCACCCGGAGAGGGCGTCCAGGGCAGGCAGCAGGCTTCGGCCGAGCTCGGTGAGTGCATAGTCGACACCGGGTGGCCGGTCGTGGGCCTCCCGGCGGAGCAGCGCGTCCCGGTTCAGACGTTGCAGCGTCTCCAGGAGCACCTTGGTGCTGACCCCGCCGATCGTCGCCCGCAACTCGACGGGCCTGCGCGGCCCGTCGCGCAGCGCGTGCAGCACCACGATCGTCCAGGTGTTGCGGAGCAGATCGGCCGCTGTCCTGGCCGGACAGTCGGCAGGAGGCCGCGCTCACCGGAAGGGCTCGTCCTCCCGGCCTGCCCGCCGGGCTGGGCGAGCCGGCCCTCGGCGGCGTCCGGCAGACCCGGTCTCCACCGGCCCGTTCCGCGGGCCAGCGGCGGGCCTCGACGCCCGCGACGCGCCCCGCACCAGGTCGGACCGGCCCGGAACGACGGGCCGGTCCGGCGACCGGGCTCGAATGATCGACGTGTCCGACGGTTCGAGGAGACTCAGCGGGGTCGACGCACCGGGGTGATGTGCTCGCCGCCCTCGGCCTCCGGCCTCGGCTCGGGCCTGGTCGGCGGACGGCCGTCGGGTCCCCGCTTGGCGGGCTGCCCGGCGGCGTGGGGCTGGGCGGACGGCGGCCGGGAGGCGGGTCGCCTCGGCGCCGCGCCTGGGGGAGCCGCTCGGCCGGGGGCCTGCGGCGTGAGACGTCCCGTCGGCTGGGGCGCGGGCAGCTGCTCGGTCGCCCCCAGCTCGGTCGTTCCCTGACCAGCCTGCGCCCGCTCGGTCGGGCCTCGGTCGGTCGTCGGCCGCCCGGTCTGCGCCTGCCCGACGGCCGCCTGAATCGTGGCCGGTTCGGGGACCGCGCCGGCCCTGGGCGCCGCCCCGGCTCCGGCGACGTCGGCCTCGGCAGGTCCGGAGCGGTGCGATGCCGGCCGTCGGCTCGCCGAGCCGGGGGGCCGTCTGCGGTGCTGTGTCGCGCCGAGGACCGCCGTCGCCTGCGGATCGCTGCCGACCGCCGCCGTCCCAGCCCTGGGGTGCACGGTCGTCGGGGCCTCGGCACCCGTCGAGGCAGGCCCGGGTCGGGCACCGGACATCGCCGGGCTGCGATCACCGGGGCCGCCCGGTGCCGGGCCTCGGGCGGGCACGGGCAGCCGTACGGTCGCCGAGTCGGCAGGCGAGGTCACCACGGCCGGGCCCCGCCGCATCGGCGGCGATGCGTGGTCCTCGGAGCGTTCGTCCTCGTCGGAGTCCCGGCCGCTGGGGATCAGCGGCCCCTCGGCCACCGCCCAGCGCAGCGCGGGCACGCCCTCCGCCCACTCCACCAGCCTGGTCGTCGGCCGCAGGCCTGCGATCAGGATCACGGCGGCGACGGCCGCACCGAGGAGCAGCCCGACGGCGACGTCGTGCGGGTAGTGCGCGCCGACGAAGACTCGGGAGAAGGCGGTGAGCACTGCCGCGACCAGTACCCAGAGCGCGGTGCGACGCCAGGCGATCGCCAGCCCGACGGCGGCGGCCGCCGCGAAGGTCGTGTGGTTGCTCGGGAACGACCAGTCGCCCATCGGCGGGCATGGCGAGATCGGCAGCACCTCGATCGCCTGGCACGGCCGGTCCTGGCGGATGATCGACTTGGCGACGTTGCTGATGAGGTACGACGTCGCCGTGGCGAACGGGGCCAGGAAGGCCTGCGCCGTCGTCGCGGCGTCCAGCCCTCGCGACCGCCACCAGTTCACCGCCAGCACCACGACCAGCAGGATCGGCAGCGCCTCGGTGCCGATCTCTGCTAACCAGTGCACCCAGCCGGGGGTGCCGTGGGCGAAGTCGACGAGGTCCCGGTACCAGGTCGCGCTCATGCCTGGAATGCCCTCGACCTCGACCGTGGTCGGGCGTCCGGCGGGGAAGCGCGCGACGGCCCCGACCTCGGCCTGCCACGGGCCGGTCGGTGTCAGCCAGCGGAACACGGCACCTCCATAGCTTTGTCGATCATGAACCAGGAGTGTATGGAGTCTGACATTCCGGCCACTGCGACGCCTGTCCTCCAGACGTCTGGCACCCTGGTCAGGTTGATCGCCACCTCGGATGCCGTCGGTCGAGAGAGTGTTCTCGGCGGCGTGAGCAGACTCGGCGAAGATCCTGCTCCGACGGCCGGTCTCTGGTCCTTCCCATCGGAGGCCCTGCGCCCTCGGTGAATCCGCCGTTCGGGGATCGCCGGTCTGGGGGACACCTGTGTCGTGTCCAGGGGACCGCAGCTCGATGGCCGCAGATCACGTCTGGCACCGCGCAGCCGTGCCTGCGGGGCGCACCCTGCCCGGGGCGACGTCGTGTGACGCCGACCAACCCGCTCGCAGCCGGGCCGTGACGCTCGGCTCGGCGATGTCCGCCTGCTGGTCGCCGAGCACGGCGACTGCGTCGGGCGTCGGCGCGGTATCGTCCTGGTAGCCTTCTTGATTGAAAACTCTATTACTTCAGGGTGAATCGAAACCAATCACCAGCGGCCCGGACTGCTCAGCACTTCGCATCGGAATCGCATCGACCACTGCGCGGCCGAATCAGCCGGGAAGCGCGACACCCGGTCGCCTACCCGCCCGGGTGGTGACCGGTCGCGGCGTCGTGATCGGACCTCAGTCCACCGGGCCGAGGTCGAGTGCGAGTTGTGCCGCGTGGTCGAGCCGGTCCTCGTCCTGCCGCGAGG
The Actinoalloteichus fjordicus DNA segment above includes these coding regions:
- a CDS encoding YciI family protein → MRFMILIKANAETEAGVLPSEEMLAAMGRYNEELAKAGVMLAGEGLQPSAKGARVRFADGGTTVIDGPFTEAEELVAGFWLIQVKSKDEAIEWVKRIPATPDSMQEVEIRQVFEAEDFGAEFTPELRDAEERLRAEVASQQS
- a CDS encoding RNA polymerase sigma factor, encoding MTASDTRRAIDAVWRIESARLIAGLARFLHDVGLAEEFAQDALVAALEQWPAEGIPRNPGAWLMTTAKRRAIDHLRRRERNARNLEELGRDLDSGGGAIAPDAAAGLDGEDIQDDILRLLFVACHPVLSADARVALTLRLLGGLTTEEIARAFLVPESTIAQRIVRAKRTLTTAGVPFAIPAEADRAERLSSVLGVIYLVFNEGYSATSGEHWTRPALCEDALRLGRMLAGLAPRDAEVHGLIALMEIQASRLRARISRSGEPVLLLDQNRAHWDQLLIRRGLAALDEAEALAQPRGPYTMQAAIAACHARARTSEETDWVRIAALYQGLALLTPSPVVELNRAVALSMAFGPAVGLELADTLVGEKALAGYHLLPSVRGDLLYRLGRFAEARTEFERAAALTGNAQERRLLLDRAAECGPAGDGERDAEEGGDVRSRFAPATIDAS
- the pcp gene encoding pyroglutamyl-peptidase I, with the translated sequence MTTVLLTGFEPFDGASVNPSWRAVSQARRDWDGTAELHVAELPVEFARCGPALAAALDRSRPDLVVAVGQAGGRPGIALERIAINIDDARIPDNAGDQPVDVPVVVDGPAAYFSTLPVKSCVAELRRTGVPASVSQTAGTFTCNHVFYRLMHELAGARGVGDDGPGARGGFVHVPFAPEQVTDGTQPSMPVPVIAAALLTIVRTSLAVRVDTRLPGGATH
- a CDS encoding DNA polymerase subunit beta, with protein sequence MSSPSPLLDARVHRLREVAHADPRLDGVVLYGSWTLGEADAHSDIEAYVFVLDEHLDEFDGAEFVSRLAPLLLAYTNMFGILAVVFDDLMRGEFHVEPASGSAEQLAGWRGLVRLPKPDRAVLLDRRGLLGPVAKELADVPAPDEAATARQLVDELTNWTLMVTQVLARGETARAHAGLASMVAPHQLKLCRLLRGSTEHWLTPSRALEADLPAEDVARYAATTSTLDPASVRAAVRESWRWSRELADEAAARWGLAPAERLHQDITELLREG
- a CDS encoding glycosyl hydrolase family 8, encoding MRGVRAATALPVAVAAVLTLVVTTGIAHSGQPASPVAADAGSPAPPSNSQAEPVRPGAVIAPSAARAEQEAAVAEVYAAWKAAFVRDDCRDDWYQVYSPDAYEPYVAEGQGYGLVITAQMADVDPDAQEIFDGILRYVLDHPSALDPDLMAGAQDLSCNTTGGQDSATDGDMDIAYGLLLADAAWGSAGAVDYHALAVTRINAIKRSEVHPETNLMELGDWAHPEWTPQLYWGSRTSDWMLDHFRVFGAATGDADWDTIRLAHQDLIETLQDDYAPDTGLLPDFVQDTGTNPRPAQGQFLESETDGYFSWNACRTPWRIGVDALNSGDPRSVAAAQRLDDWIQESTGGDPDQIGTGYRLDGTRYGTGSDAAFFAPFAVAALSDPDSQEWLDALWAKILATDVDPQRYYAASIQLQVMLIVSGTGLTL
- a CDS encoding winged helix-turn-helix transcriptional regulator, producing the protein MLRNTWTIVVLHALRDGPRRPVELRATIGGVSTKVLLETLQRLNRDALLRREAHDRPPGVDYALTELGRSLLPALDALSGWADEHGAEIATAQEAADGRDRRS
- a CDS encoding phosphatase PAP2 family protein, which encodes MFRWLTPTGPWQAEVGAVARFPAGRPTTVEVEGIPGMSATWYRDLVDFAHGTPGWVHWLAEIGTEALPILLVVVLAVNWWRSRGLDAATTAQAFLAPFATATSYLISNVAKSIIRQDRPCQAIEVLPISPCPPMGDWSFPSNHTTFAAAAAVGLAIAWRRTALWVLVAAVLTAFSRVFVGAHYPHDVAVGLLLGAAVAAVILIAGLRPTTRLVEWAEGVPALRWAVAEGPLIPSGRDSDEDERSEDHASPPMRRGPAVVTSPADSATVRLPVPARGPAPGGPGDRSPAMSGARPGPASTGAEAPTTVHPRAGTAAVGSDPQATAVLGATQHRRRPPGSASRRPASHRSGPAEADVAGAGAAPRAGAVPEPATIQAAVGQAQTGRPTTDRGPTERAQAGQGTTELGATEQLPAPQPTGRLTPQAPGRAAPPGAAPRRPASRPPSAQPHAAGQPAKRGPDGRPPTRPEPRPEAEGGEHITPVRRPR